TGAAGTACTTCTTCGGTATCATACCGTCCATAACCCACCGTCCTTCTAATGACCGACCAGTTCTTCTGCTCAATATAGCAGGAATCATTTTTACGGTAGGGTCTGGCCCGGGTAAAGGTAATGTGTTCTTCTTCGCAATAGCGGATGAGATGACAGTTGATGAATTCAATGCCGTTATCTGAATCCAAGCCTAAGATGGGAAAGGGAAGCCTTTTTCTGATCTCCTTGATTCCGGCAAAGACCCAGCATTGCGTCTTATTCTTGACGGCTGTCATCTCCATCCAGCAGGTCGCAATATCCGTGAAATTTAAACTCTGGATAAAGTCTCCTTTGGTGTTTCCCCCATCATGGCTGACCAGATCCACCTCGAAGAAGCCGGGTCTGTTATCATCCCAATTACTGAAGGTACTAATAGGAATCTTCTTCTTCAATAAGCTTACCGGACGAGTAGTAGACCTGCCTTTAAACTGTTGTTTCTTTCTGACAGGAGCCAACAGACGGTCGATGGTGGCGGGGCTAATCGTCAAGATCTTTTCCCTGACTTTCGGATCCAGTGTAATTTTCCCGTACCTCTCCAGTACCGGGATGAATTCACCCAAGAAGGGGGCCAGTCTCTTGGAACAGATGTAGTCAGCTTCTTGCCAGAGTTTCTTTAAAGCCAGTAGAACATTCTGGTCATAGTATCTGTTCCTTTTTCTCCTGGATTGATGATGATCTCGTACCTATTTAATCGTTTGTCCAGCCAGCTGCGTATAACCCAGTATCTTGCTTTGGCTGAGTATCTGACTGGCATAACACCGATGGTAACCAGTCAGTCGGGTAAACTCGTTCAGTATGATGGTCTTCTCCTTCTTTCTGGCTTTCTGGTATCGATCCTTTAATTCCCTGGTGACAGCCTTCTTTTGACTCATGGTTAACATCTCCTTACCCTCCCCTCTATTGGTAAGAACTTTGCTCTTCCAATATAGGGGAGATTGACCTATAATGAAAATGATTTCATTTAGACTTTTATCTGGGGCATCGATACTTTTTCATATATATTTTTGATGAGGCAATTTGTAGGGTTTACTTTTTTTCAAAAAAATAGTATGATTAGCAGACATCATAAGGAGGAGTAGAATGATAAAAAAATTATTTTACCTTATTTTTTTACTGATATTTTCTCTGTTGATATACGGCTGTAGCTGAGGATAAGAAGATTGGATTTCTACCAGGTTGGTAGAAAACATTTTCTCAAATGTCAAAAAATAGGTTGTAGATGAAATCCATTCATTTGCCACCTGTTTTTTTAAAGTGGTGGCCCAGCTGGAGCTCATGCCAGGTTTGTGTTAAAAGCTCTAGAAAATTATAAAAAAGAGAAAAAATAATAATTTAAAAAGTAAACGGGATGATCGGGCAAGTGTTACAATTTATTATAGCTTCTAATTTCATCCACGTTTTTATGTTTCTTTGGGCGGATTTCTGTAGAAGCCTGGTATCCCATAGTAAGGATAAGTTCAACCTTCTTCTCTTCTGGAATATCCATAAATCTTTGATACCTCTTTGGTCAAACCATCCCAGAATACAGGTACCCAGAACTTGAACCGCCATGGTTGAACATTTAAAGCAGAGGGATCAAGTCTCGCTGCTTCAAGACATTTATCTGTTTTTTCCCGTTCTACAGATTTTTCCAGGTAGGCTCTTACGCTCTGCCTTCTTCTTACTAATTCTAAAAAGCCAATTTACTCCTCTTATTTTAATTATTTTTCAGAACATTTATCATTTACCTGATTTTAGATACAGGGAGTATTTCTATTTATTAAAGTCATCATTCAAGGATGAGCTACACAATATTTATTATAGTGTAAGTAAAATTAAAATAGGAGCAGGCTAGAAAGAACCGCACCTGCTCCTATTTTTATATTGAGAAAAATACAATTAAGTTTATTCTTCAACAATGAATGAAATTTTAGCATCAACACGGTATCTGACCACTTCATGATTTTCTACCACTGCCTGAAAACTTTTAATATAAACAGACTGTATATTCCTTACAGTCTTTGCTGCTTCTGCAACTGCTGCTTTAGTGGCATCCTCCCAACTTTTGGTTGATTCTGCCAAAATTTCAATTACTTTTACTACTGCCATTTTTATCCCTCCTTTTTTAACCTATTTTTCTTAGCCATAATAATGAAATGAATTTGTATTTGGCATTATTTTAAGAAAACATAGTACTTGTTCATCTAGTATATCACAAAGGTTATTAGCTAGTAAAAAATTTAGAATAATTAAGATTAGTAAATTATTGTTATTTTTAGATAATAAAAAGTAGAAGGTAAAAACATGATAATTCAAGATCTTGATTAATTTAATGACATAGAACTGAAAGAACACTATAATAGATTATAAAATTATTAGCAATAATGGATTTATTTCCTGAAATTAATTAATGAAAGGAGGTCAAAAAATCTTTATGAAATATATCTGCCCACTGATTGTGGTAGAAGATATTAATCGTTCCAGATATTTATACGAAGAGATATTAAAACAAAAAGTAAAAGAAGATCATGGAGCAAATATAGTATTTGAAGGAGATTTTGCT
This genomic window from Atribacterota bacterium contains:
- a CDS encoding dodecin family protein, whose translation is MAVVKVIEILAESTKSWEDATKAAVAEAAKTVRNIQSVYIKSFQAVVENHEVVRYRVDAKISFIVEE